A region of Lycium barbarum isolate Lr01 chromosome 1, ASM1917538v2, whole genome shotgun sequence DNA encodes the following proteins:
- the LOC132626051 gene encoding calcium-dependent protein kinase 24 — protein sequence MGTCMSVQNASFLKRTKMRPTPIDQETCSKNSSRTSVPKSQKFSRPITVVKDPSGDDIYKRYEFGKELGRGEFGITYQCVDKLSGENVACKTIAKSKLRTEIDVEDVRREVVIMRHLPKHPNIVSYKEVYEDKEAVYLVMELCEGGELFDRIVARGHYTERAAARVTKTILEVVQVCHKHGVIHRDLKPENFLYANASENAQLKAIDFGLSIFFEPGQRFGEIVGSPYYMAPEVLRRNYGPEVDVWSAGVILYILLCGVPPFWAETEEGIAHAIVKGTIDFNRDPWPRVSDEAKDLVKGMLDANPYNRFTVEEVLEHHWIQNADKVSNVCLGEGVRSKIKQFTLMNKFKKKVLRVVADNLPQDQVHGIKQMFYMMDTDNNGNLSFQELKDGLHMMGQTVAEPEVQLLMDAADVDGNGMLNCEEFVTMAVHLQRLSNDDHLRQAFLHFDKNRSGYIEFEDLKVSLFDDPLGPKNDQVINDIIFDADLDKDGRISYQDFKVMMSTGTDWKMGSRQYSKAMLNALSMRLFKDKSMQLKN from the exons ATGGGAACCTGCATGTCTGTACAAAATGCAAGTTTCTTAAAGAGGACCAAAATGCGGCCTACTCCTATAGATCAAGAAACATGTTCCAAGAACAGCAGTCGGACATCCGTGCCTAAATCCCAGAAATTCTCAAGGCCAATAACTGTCGTGAAGGATCCATCAGGCGATGACATTTACAAGAG GTATGAGTTTGGGAAGGAGTTAGGAAGAGGGGAGTTTGGGATAACATACCAATGTGTAGACAAGTTAAGTGGAGAGAATGTGGCATGTAAGACAATAGCAAAGAGCAAGTTGAGGACAGAGATAGATGTGGAGGATGTGAGGAGGGAGGTGGTTATTATGAGACATTTGCCTAAACACCCTAATATTGTTAGCTACAAGGAAGTTTATGAAGATAAGGAAGCAGTTTACCTTGTGATGGAGCTTTGTGAAGGTGGTGAACTCTTTGATAGAATTGTTGCAAGAGGACATTATACTGAAAGAGCTGCTGCTCGTGTTACCAAGACCATTCTTGAAGTTGTCCAG GTATGCCATAAGCATGGAGTAATTCATCGGGACCTCAAACCTGAGAACTTTTTGTATGCCAATGCAAGTGAAAATGCTCAACTAAAGGCCATTGATTTTGGCCTTTCCATTTTCTTTGAGCCTG GTCAGAGATTTGGTGAAATAGTAGGAAGTCCATATTACATGGCTCCAGAAGTTCTTCGACGAAATTATGGACCAGAAGTTGATGTGTGGAGTGCTGGCGTTATTCTTTACATTTTGTTATGTGGCGTTCCCCCTTTTTGGGCAG AAACCGAAGAAGGAATTGCACACGCAATTGTGAAGGGAACAATAGATTTCAACAGAGATCCGTGGCCAAGAGTATCTGATGAAGCCAAGGACCTTGTTAAAGGAATGCTTGATGCTAATCCTTATAACAGGTTTACTGTTGAAGAAGTCCTTG AACATCACTGGATACAGAATGCTGATAAGGTGTCTAATGTTTGCTTGGGAGAAGGCGTCAGATCCAAGATTAAGCAATTCACTTTGATGAATAAATTCAAGAAGAAAGTTTTGAGA GTTGTAGCAGATAACTTACCACAAGATCAAGTTCACGGAATAAAACAAATGTTCTATATGATGGACACTGACAACAATGGGAACCTAAGCTTCCAAGAGCTCAAAGATGGTCTACATATGATGGGGCAAACTGTTGCTGAACCTGAAGTCCAATTGTTAATGGATGCT GCTGATGTTGATGGAAATGGCATGTTGAATTGTGAGGAATTTGTGACAATGGCTGTACACTTACAGAGGCTAAGCAATGATGATCATCTCCGCCAAGCATTCCTCCATTTTGACAAGAATCGAAGTGGATATATTGagtttgaagacttgaaagtctcTTTGTTTGATGATCCTCTTGGCCCCAAAAATGATCAAGTTATCAATGACATCATATTTGATGCTGATCTGGATAAG GATGGAAGGATAAGTTACCAAGATTTCAAGGTGATGATGTCAACAGGTACGGATTGGAAGATGGGTTCACGCCAATACTCAAAAGCAATGCTGAATGCACTTAGCATGAGACTTTTCAAAGATAAATCCATGCAATTGAAAAATTAA
- the LOC132603268 gene encoding succinate dehydrogenase subunit 7A, mitochondrial-like produces the protein MAFLLNKTALSKLRLNPQKTDESLMLSRRGIHIEPGAREKALLAADPSLKRFKSHKQSVRTLKRVGDVLTIVVVAGCCYEIYVRAVMREEERKQAEGSA, from the exons ATGGCGTTTTTGCTCAACAAAACAGCATTATCTAAGCTTCGACTCAATCCTCAG AAAACTGATGAATCTTTGATGCTATCACGACGTGGGATCCATATCGAACCTGGGGCTCGCGAGAAGGCT CTCTTGGCAGCGGATCCCTCCTTGAAACGCTTTAAATCACATAAACAGAGTGTGCGAACCCTCAAAAGGGTGGGAGATGTTCTAACTATTGTTGTAGTAGCAG GATGTTGCTATGAGATATATGTGAGAGCTGTTATGCgggaagaagaaaggaaacaggCTGAAGGAAGCGCATAA
- the LOC132603262 gene encoding small ribosomal subunit protein uS13z/uS13y/uS13x-like, with translation MSLVANEDFQHILRVQNTNVDGKQKIMFAMTSIKGIGRRFANIACKKADIDMTKRAGELSAAEIDSLMVIVANPRQFKIPDWFLNRQKDYKDGKFSQVTSNALDMKLRDDLERLKKIRNHRGLRHYWGLRVRGQHTKTTGRRGKTVGVSKKR, from the exons ATG TCGCTGGTTGCAAATGAAGATTTTCAGCACATACTTCGTGTGCAAAACACGAATGTGGATGGGAAACAGAAGATCATGTTTGCAATGACATCAATCAAAGGTATCGGTCGCCGTTTTGCTAACATTGCCTGCAAGAAAGCTGATATCGACATGACCAAAAG GGCTGGTGAACTTTCTGCTGCTGAAATCGACAGCTTGATGGTCATTGTGGCAAATCCTCGTCAATTCAAAATCCCTGATTGGTTTTTGAATAGGCAAAAGGATTACAAAGATGGCAAGTTTTCACAAGTTACATCTAATGCTCTGGACATGAAGCTTAGGGATGATCTGGAACGTCTGAAGAAGATCAG GAACCACCGGGGTTTACGTCACTATTGGGGTCTTCGTGTGCGTGGTCAGCATACAAAGACCACTGGTCGCCGAGGAAAGACTGTTGGTGTCTCCAAGAAGCGATAA